Proteins encoded together in one Triticum dicoccoides isolate Atlit2015 ecotype Zavitan chromosome 7B, WEW_v2.0, whole genome shotgun sequence window:
- the LOC119335816 gene encoding CRM-domain containing factor CFM2, chloroplastic-like: protein MQKWAPADPSAPAPAPSPGHAPSTSIDRIVHRLRNLGLGTDDDEPSSSPADAPLDGGERLGDLLDRSWARPDRQFAASGLDEAVLPWERDRESDGEEADGVKRKRVRAPSLAELTMDDVELRRLRGMGMTLKDRITVPKAGVTQAITEKIHDACRKSELVRLKFHEDLANDMKTAHELVEFLSVS from the exons ATGCAGAAGTGGGCCCCCGCCGACCCCTCCGCGCCCGCGCCCGCCCCCTCCCCGGGCCACGCGCCCTCCACCTCCATCGACCGCATCGTCCACCGCCTCCGCAACCTCGGCCTCGGCACCGACGACGACGagccctcctcctcccccgccgacGCCCCGCTCGACGGCGGGGAGCGCCTCGGCGACCTGCTCGACCGCAGTTGGGCGCGCCCCGACCGCCAGTTCGCCGCCTCCGGCCTTGATGAGGCAGTCCTCCCGTGGGAGAGGGACCGGGAGAGCGACGGCGAGGAGGCGGACGGGGTCAAGAGGAAGCGGGTCAGGGCGCCCTCGCTGGCGGAGCTCACCATGGACGACGTGGAGCTGCGCCGCCTGCGGGGCATGGGCATGACTCTCAAGGACCGCATCACCGTGCCCAAGGCCGGGGTCACGCAGGCCATCACGGAGAAGATCCACGACGCCTGCAGGAAGTCCGAGCTGGTCCGCCTCAAGTTCCACGAGGACCTCGCCAACGACATGAAGACTGCCCATGAGCTTGTCGAG TTCCTTTCAGTCAGCTAA